The region GCAGTCGTGCTTCGGCGTGCGCGAGTGGCCCGTCACCGTGCCGATCCCGCAGGCAACGATCGAGCTCGAAGTGCGCAGCCCCGAGGCCGTCGGGGACGCCGCGCGCGAGCTCGAAGCGCGCGGCTACGCGCTGATCCACGGCCAGCGCATCGAGCCGTGGGGCCAGGTGCTCGCGCGCCTGCTCGGTCCCGAAGGCCTGCTGATCGGCCTCAGCTTCACGCCGTGGATGCACCCGCCCGCGTGAATCGCGAGCAGGGCGCGCAGGAGTCGTGGTGATGAACTGGGAAACCCTCGCGAACATCGGCCAGTTCGTCAGCGCGATCGCGGTGCTCATCTCGCTCGCCTACC is a window of Deltaproteobacteria bacterium DNA encoding:
- a CDS encoding glyoxalase; the encoded protein is MEILFVSGVSPIARDPAAGQRFYRDTLGLPLLTNAQNSDYVAMDGFGGVKHFGVWALADAAQSCFGVREWPVTVPIPQATIELEVRSPEAVGDAARELEARGYALIHGQRIEPWGQVLARLLGPEGLLIGLSFTPWMHPPA